The Triticum aestivum cultivar Chinese Spring chromosome 3A, IWGSC CS RefSeq v2.1, whole genome shotgun sequence genome includes a region encoding these proteins:
- the LOC123061986 gene encoding anthocyanidin 5,3-O-glucosyltransferase: MSVSMTQKTVVLYPSLGVGHLNPMVELANVFLRLGQAVVIAVVNPPDKDAVSEDAMARLSTANPAITFRRLPVPSCGKDHYSHPVLRTIDVLRAANPSLREFLRTLPAVDALVVDMFCVDALDVAAELDIPAYFFFASAVGDLAIMLHLPYYYPAAPCSFKDMGKTVLRFPGVPPIRAVDMSTTMLDRESDIAKERLRHYTRMPRARGFLTNSFDWLEARALEALRYGLCTPGRPTPPVYCIGPLVLPGQTGGSAGGRHACLEWLDAQPERGVVFLCFGSLGTFSAAQLAEVARGLQDSGHRFLWVVRSPPEQKDESVEPDLQASLPEGFLEKTAGRGFVVKNWAPQAEVLRHGAVGAFVTHCGWNSVLEGIVSGVPMICWPLYAEQRMNKVHVVEEMKVGVAVEGYEEGLVKAEEVAAKVRLVMASEEGSKLREKLVAAKEMAAAAVEDGGSSDVAFHEFLMDLEKCRSEKSGEKSM, encoded by the coding sequence ATGTCAGTTAGCATGACGCAGAAGACGGTGGTGCTCTATCCCTCGCTCGGCGTGGGCCATCTCAACCCTATGGTGGAGCTGGCCAATGTCTTCCTCCGCCTCGGGCAGGCCGTCGTCATCGCCGTTGTGAACCCGCCGGACAAGGACGCCGTGTCGGAAGACGCAATGGCTCGCCTCTCCACCGCCAACCCAGCCATCACGTTCCGCCGCCTCCCCGTGCCGTCTTGCGGCAAGGACCATTACTCCCACCCGGTCCTGCGCACCATCGACGTGCTCCGCGCCGCCAACCCGTCGCTGCGGGAGTTCCTCCGCACCCTCCCTGCCGTGGACGCCCTCGTGGTCGACATGTTCTGCGTGGACGCGCTCGACGTCGCCGCCGAGCTCGACATCCCCGCATACTTCTTCTTCGCCTCCGCGGTCGGAGACCTCGCCATCATGCTCCACCTGCCGTACTACTATCCCGCCGCCCCGTGCTCGTTCAAGGACATGGGCAAGACGGTGCTCCGCTTCCCCGGCGTGCCGCCGATCCGCGCGGTGGACATGTCGACCACGATGCTGGACCGGGAGAGCGATATCGCCAAGGAACGGTTGCGCCACTACACGCGGATGCCGAGAGCAAGAGGCTTTCTGACGAACAGTTTCGACTGGTTGGAGGCGAGGGCGCTGGAAGCACTCAGGTACGGCCTCTGCACGCCTGGTCGCCCAACGCCGCCAGTCTACTGCATCGGCCCGCTAGTCCTTCCTGGCCAAACGGGAGGGAGCGCCGGCGGGAGACACGCGTGCCTCGAGTGGCTTGACGCGCAGCCGGAGCGGGGCGTGGTATTCCTCTGCTTCGGCAGCCTGGGCACCTTCTCGGCGGCGCAGCTAGCAGAGGTGGCACGCGGGTTGCAGGACTCCGGGCACAGGTTCTTGTGGGTGGTGCGCAGCCCTCCCGAGCAGAAGGACGAGTCGGTCGAGCCGGACTTGCAGGCGTCGCTCCCGGAGGGTTTCTTGGAGAAGACCGCTGGCAGGGGCTTCGTGGTGAAGAACTGGGCGCCGCAGGCGGAGGTGCTGCGTCACGGAGCCGTCGGCGCGTTCGTGACGCACTGTGGGTGGAACTCGGTGCTCGAGGGGATCGTGTCCGGCGTGCCGATGATCTGCTGGCCGCTGTACGCGGAACAGAGGATGAACAAGGTGCACGTGGTGGAGGAGATGAAGGTCGGGGTGGCGGTGGAGGGCTACGAGGAGGGACTGGTGAAGGCAGAGGAGGTGGCGGCGAAGGTGAGGCTGGTGATGGCGTCGGAGGAAGGGAGCAAACTGAGGGAGAAGCTCGTGGCAGCCAAGGAGATGGCGGCGGCCGCTGTGGAAGACGGCGGGTCGTCTGACGTGGCGTTTCACGAGTTCTTGATGGACTTGGAGAAGTGCCGTTCAGAGAAGTCTGGAGAAAAGTCGATGTAG